A region from the Variovorax sp. RKNM96 genome encodes:
- a CDS encoding OmpA family protein, which yields MKSYLRVLSLALGLAFVGAVQAQTAGAPGALVETTPAAAGKGEQVVAGGQVPDEATRVAVIEALRRIYGPSGVIDKIEVVNTVSMPANWAANVQRLITPALKDIHRGQFQIEGTQMALSGEVGNEALRQKIVSDMANSLNPTYTIKNSLRVPVSEQITVDQALANRTIEFELGSATLTRKGRDILDEMAPILQKLTNKSVAVIGHTDNAGSRASNLALSQSRAEAVKGYLVGKGIDPMTLTTSGVGPDQPVANNATDEGRSRNRRIEFRVGRT from the coding sequence ATGAAAAGTTATTTGCGCGTTCTGTCGCTGGCCCTGGGCCTCGCATTCGTCGGCGCCGTGCAGGCCCAGACGGCAGGCGCCCCCGGCGCCCTGGTCGAAACCACGCCCGCGGCCGCCGGCAAGGGTGAGCAGGTCGTGGCCGGCGGGCAGGTGCCCGACGAGGCCACGCGCGTCGCCGTCATCGAGGCGTTGCGCCGCATCTACGGCCCGAGCGGCGTCATCGACAAGATCGAGGTGGTGAACACCGTGAGCATGCCGGCCAACTGGGCAGCCAACGTGCAGCGTCTGATCACGCCCGCGCTCAAGGACATCCATCGCGGACAGTTCCAGATCGAGGGCACGCAGATGGCGCTGAGCGGCGAGGTCGGCAACGAGGCGCTGCGCCAGAAGATCGTGAGCGACATGGCCAATTCGCTCAACCCGACCTACACCATCAAGAACAGCCTGCGCGTGCCGGTGTCCGAGCAGATCACGGTCGACCAGGCGCTGGCCAACCGGACCATCGAGTTCGAACTGGGCAGCGCCACGCTCACGCGCAAGGGCCGCGACATCCTCGACGAGATGGCGCCGATCCTGCAGAAGCTCACGAACAAGTCGGTGGCGGTCATCGGCCACACCGACAACGCCGGCAGCCGGGCGTCGAACCTGGCGCTGAGCCAGTCGCGCGCCGAGGCGGTGAAGGGCTACCTGGTGGGCAAGGGGATCGATCCGATGACGCTCACGACCTCGGGCGTCGGCCCGGACCAGCCTGTGGCGAACAACGCGACCGACGAAGGGCGCTCCCGCAACCGGCGCATCGAGTTCCGCGTCGGGCGCACCTGA
- the tssA gene encoding type VI secretion system protein TssA, with translation MTTRLDLPALLAPISEASPCGEDMLFSRQFDAIQEARKHDDPSLEQGEWVIELKEANWPFVISECEKLLRESTKDLRLAVWLTDAAASQRGFEGLADGYRLLTGLCRQYWDQLHPLPEGGDIEMRVGNVTWLIGRSVELLQRAPIVSDASTGYGALVWETALALDQSIRRTPAQADELQRNKVTVEQFDRIRRATPAKFFQKTHRDVQACEQALAEFEAVFDERTASNGPSFRAAKDAAAAIRQTVERFAREAGVPMDSGAPTAAAAAPATGTPAPSRIEPVFDAVVPHHHAPAAAPIALPPGIHSRAQAIAQLKEVAAYFEKTEPSSPAAYMANKAARWADMPLHAWLRNVIKNEQELAQLVDLLDLPKSDDESR, from the coding sequence ATGACGACGCGGCTCGACCTCCCGGCCCTGCTGGCCCCGATCTCGGAAGCCTCGCCCTGCGGCGAGGACATGCTGTTCTCGCGGCAGTTCGACGCCATTCAAGAGGCGCGCAAGCACGATGACCCGTCGCTCGAACAGGGCGAGTGGGTCATCGAGCTGAAGGAAGCCAACTGGCCTTTCGTGATTTCCGAGTGCGAGAAGCTGCTGCGCGAATCCACCAAGGACCTGCGGCTGGCCGTGTGGCTCACCGATGCGGCCGCCAGCCAGCGCGGCTTCGAGGGCCTGGCCGACGGCTACCGCCTGCTCACCGGCCTGTGCCGGCAGTACTGGGACCAACTGCACCCGCTGCCCGAGGGCGGCGACATCGAGATGCGCGTGGGCAACGTCACGTGGCTGATCGGGCGTTCGGTCGAGTTGCTGCAGCGCGCGCCGATCGTGAGCGACGCCAGCACCGGCTACGGCGCACTGGTCTGGGAGACCGCACTCGCGCTCGACCAGAGCATCCGCCGCACGCCCGCGCAGGCCGACGAGCTGCAGCGCAACAAGGTGACGGTCGAGCAGTTCGACCGCATCCGCCGCGCCACGCCGGCGAAGTTCTTTCAGAAGACACACCGCGATGTGCAGGCCTGCGAACAGGCGCTGGCCGAATTCGAGGCCGTGTTCGACGAACGCACCGCTTCCAATGGCCCGAGCTTCCGTGCCGCCAAGGACGCGGCTGCGGCCATCCGCCAGACGGTCGAGCGCTTCGCGCGCGAAGCCGGCGTGCCGATGGACAGCGGTGCACCGACGGCAGCTGCAGCGGCACCGGCCACCGGTACGCCCGCGCCCTCGCGCATCGAGCCGGTGTTCGATGCCGTGGTGCCGCACCATCACGCGCCGGCAGCGGCACCCATCGCGCTGCCGCCCGGCATCCACAGCCGCGCACAGGCCATCGCCCAGCTCAAGGAAGTGGCAGCGTATTTCGAGAAGACCGAGCCCTCGAGCCCCGCCGCCTACATGGCGAACAAGGCCGCGCGCTGGGCCGACATGCCGCTGCATGCGTGGCTGCGCAACGTGATCAAGAACGAGCAGGAACTGGCCCAGCTGGTGGACCTGCTCGACCTGCCCAAGAGCGACGACGAGTCGCGCTGA
- the icmH gene encoding type IVB secretion system protein IcmH/DotU, which produces MNKAPSLLGADAPAASFTPTGAAPDADASLLDLLYDGFVMLFLLKKKQQPATTEQFLAGIRNYLGEFERNARKLDATAEQIHAAKYAFCATIDEFVLSAPEFAIRSEWERRPLQLTLFGDQLAGENFFNMLEVERAHGAARIQTLEVFYMCLLLGFQGKYAIDGTEKLAYLTARVGDEIANARGKRTPFAPHWPLPDLISHSLKREAPQWVVAALFALIGLLGFIGLSAHLGSTTQGTLASYQDIVKLGPRQANLTISLP; this is translated from the coding sequence CCCTCCCTGCTCGGCGCCGACGCACCCGCCGCGTCGTTCACGCCGACGGGCGCTGCCCCCGACGCCGACGCGAGCCTGCTCGACCTGCTGTACGACGGCTTCGTGATGCTGTTCCTGCTGAAGAAGAAGCAGCAACCCGCCACCACCGAGCAGTTCCTCGCCGGCATCCGCAACTACCTGGGTGAGTTCGAGCGCAATGCACGCAAGCTCGACGCGACGGCCGAGCAGATCCACGCAGCGAAGTACGCCTTCTGCGCGACCATCGACGAGTTCGTGCTCTCGGCGCCCGAGTTCGCGATCCGCTCCGAGTGGGAACGCCGGCCGCTGCAGCTCACGCTGTTCGGCGACCAGCTGGCCGGCGAGAACTTCTTCAACATGCTCGAGGTCGAGCGGGCACACGGCGCCGCGCGCATCCAGACGCTCGAGGTGTTCTACATGTGCCTGCTGCTGGGCTTCCAGGGCAAGTACGCCATCGATGGCACCGAGAAGCTGGCCTACCTCACGGCGCGCGTGGGCGACGAGATCGCCAATGCCCGCGGCAAGCGCACGCCCTTCGCGCCGCACTGGCCGCTGCCCGACCTGATCTCGCACTCGCTCAAGCGCGAGGCGCCGCAATGGGTGGTGGCCGCGCTGTTCGCGTTGATCGGCCTCTTGGGCTTCATCGGCCTGTCGGCGCACCTGGGCAGCACGACGCAGGGCACGCTCGCGAGCTACCAGGACATCGTGAAGCTCGGCCCGCGCCAGGCCAACCTGACCATCTCGCTGCCATGA
- the tagF gene encoding type VI secretion system-associated protein TagF translates to MSALQTQQLCYFGKLPGRGDFVKGLYNPQLIKVFDNWLSQTMEMLSEDPRWKIIYDNAAPIHFVCLGSRSRVAIAGHLKASRDESSRRYPFLAATSVEVDEALDFMRGAPMLIGPYWDRIAVQVNALTEGTDLDSELKRFEALDPAIETGFKKSASRAAYAAFTRDTSLLRIEQMLNFDGHKVSLRRAILAMGLLLQPVMASAVSHLEKGLTLPLPRDPVDRSLIATFWLELVSQFLAKADFELVLMATEIDGRSRLVIGFNGLSPRSLQSVWHPQVYTEHNIDIDNPEWVEDTIHSNYAMFKLVSYLDQPQLPLDIVLTAFREVFIGE, encoded by the coding sequence ATGAGCGCGTTGCAGACACAACAGCTGTGCTACTTCGGCAAGTTGCCCGGCCGCGGCGATTTCGTGAAGGGGCTCTACAACCCGCAGCTCATCAAGGTGTTCGACAACTGGCTGTCGCAGACCATGGAGATGCTGTCGGAAGACCCGCGCTGGAAGATCATCTACGACAACGCGGCGCCGATCCATTTCGTCTGCCTCGGCTCGCGCAGCCGCGTGGCCATCGCGGGGCACCTGAAGGCGAGCCGCGACGAGTCGTCGCGCCGCTATCCGTTCCTCGCGGCCACCTCGGTGGAAGTCGACGAGGCGCTTGACTTCATGCGCGGTGCGCCGATGCTGATCGGTCCCTACTGGGACCGCATTGCGGTGCAGGTCAACGCGCTCACCGAAGGCACCGACCTCGACAGCGAACTGAAGCGCTTCGAGGCGCTCGATCCGGCCATCGAGACGGGTTTCAAGAAGTCGGCCTCGCGCGCGGCCTATGCGGCCTTCACGCGCGACACGAGCTTGCTGCGCATCGAGCAGATGCTCAACTTCGACGGCCACAAGGTGTCGCTGCGCCGCGCCATCCTGGCGATGGGCCTCCTGCTGCAACCGGTGATGGCCAGCGCGGTGTCGCACCTCGAGAAAGGACTCACGCTGCCGCTGCCGCGCGATCCGGTCGACCGATCGCTGATCGCCACCTTCTGGCTCGAGCTGGTGTCGCAGTTCCTCGCCAAGGCCGATTTCGAGCTGGTGCTGATGGCCACCGAGATCGACGGCCGCTCGCGCCTGGTGATCGGCTTCAATGGCCTGTCGCCGCGCAGTCTGCAGAGCGTGTGGCATCCGCAGGTCTACACCGAGCACAACATCGACATCGACAACCCGGAGTGGGTCGAGGACACCATCCACAGCAACTACGCGATGTTCAAGCTGGTGAGCTACCTCGACCAGCCGCAGCTGCCGCTGGACATCGTGCTCACGGCTTTTCGCGAAGTCTTCATCGGGGAATGA
- the tssM gene encoding type VI secretion system membrane subunit TssM: MRRFFSFLADPRTLSVIGAIALGAFLLIGAQTLEIGAIWAVGIFVVLLLLWLLVWFIRRMRTRSANRKLGDMLEDQADAAVRDSDPERKAEIDELRGRMVEAVKTIKTSKIGQMSGSEALYELPWYMVIGNPAAGKSSAILNSGLQFPFADKGNAVIQGIGGTRNCDWFFTTEGIVLDTAGRYSIHQEDRKEWFGFLDLLKKYRPKAPINGIIITASIPELIGSRPDFAIQLAKNLRQRMQELTERLEVFAPVYVMFTKADLITGFAEFFGDSDKMERDRVWGASLPYDGDEKQDAVALFDKRFDELYLGLKEISVSHFASHRGSDPSPELLIFPLEFAAIKPALRAFLATLFESNPFQHKPVFRGFYFTSALQEGTMRSLSTERIAKRFGLTLNNAATKSKEIYSQNGFFLRDLFSKVIFADKKTVRQFSSPVKARVRYVSFFAFVAVLGLLLGGWTWSYLGNRQLVENVQADLDKVVKLQASDNGLRTRFEALGILQDRIEQLEKFRNDRPLSLSLGLYQGNQLEDKLVAEYYGGVKQLMLAPVSDNLQAFLREVNAHPERLKRADAAGNPAAPVAVSAATPAAPPAAESGGLYAGSSPADVQDAYNALKTYLMMSDKRQVETAHLSDQISRFWRGWLESNRGDMPRAAVIRDAERMITFYLRRVGDDNWPALADTNLALVEQTRDNLRRVVRGMPARERVYAEIKARASTRFAPMTVARILGATAGAESEGTIAGSVAISGAFTREAWQQYVDDAIRDAANKETSSKDWVLNVAGNDDLTLEGSPEQIRKTLATMYKLEYAKEWQRFLQGIAVKDMGSFEQAVVAMNLLGDPQNSPIRKVFDTVYDQTSWDNPSLVNAGLQQARTGALNWFKNLFSRATPSQVNVNIDASGNRTEIPMGPIGREFAGVARLVVERDNTSLLRGYLATLSKLRGRFNQIKNQGDPGPGARQLMQQTLEGNGSELADALKYVDEQMLTGMDASQRQALRPLLVRPLLQAYAVTIQPTAVEVNKIWSAQVHQPFQQSLATKYPFAAGAKIEASPAEIAQFFGPEGAIGKFVTTTLGSLVIRRGDLLSPRAWGDQGLTLSPDFVNGFSQWVAPLSGAAAGGGSAAQPQTLFQILPQPVSGLTEYMVEIDGQQLRYRNTPPQWSNFVWPNAQGSPGARITAVTFDGRTVELINEPGNFGLERLLSTAQRTKLPDGSFELTWARDNASVTVKLRVVQNTQSGPTNDSPQGKGLRGTVLPSSVAEIGVPAASRATPATTAPAQGVGK; the protein is encoded by the coding sequence ATGCGGCGATTCTTCAGTTTCCTGGCCGATCCGCGCACCCTCTCGGTGATCGGCGCCATCGCGCTCGGCGCGTTCCTCCTGATCGGTGCGCAGACGCTCGAGATCGGCGCGATCTGGGCGGTCGGCATCTTCGTCGTGCTGCTGCTCCTGTGGCTGCTCGTGTGGTTCATCCGGCGCATGCGCACCCGCTCGGCCAACCGCAAGCTCGGCGACATGCTCGAAGACCAGGCCGACGCCGCCGTGCGCGACAGCGACCCCGAGCGCAAGGCCGAGATCGACGAACTGCGCGGGCGCATGGTCGAGGCGGTCAAGACCATCAAGACCTCCAAGATCGGGCAGATGTCGGGCAGCGAGGCGCTGTACGAACTGCCCTGGTACATGGTCATCGGCAATCCGGCGGCGGGCAAGAGCAGCGCCATCCTGAATTCGGGCCTGCAGTTCCCGTTCGCCGACAAGGGCAACGCGGTGATCCAGGGCATCGGCGGCACGCGCAACTGCGACTGGTTCTTCACCACCGAAGGCATCGTGCTCGACACTGCGGGCCGTTATTCCATTCACCAGGAAGACCGCAAGGAGTGGTTCGGCTTTCTCGACCTGCTCAAGAAGTACCGGCCGAAGGCGCCGATCAACGGGATCATCATCACGGCGAGCATTCCCGAGCTGATCGGCAGCCGGCCCGACTTCGCGATCCAGCTCGCGAAGAATCTGCGCCAGCGCATGCAGGAGCTGACCGAGCGGCTCGAGGTGTTCGCGCCGGTCTACGTGATGTTCACCAAGGCCGACCTGATCACCGGCTTTGCGGAGTTTTTCGGCGACAGCGACAAGATGGAGCGCGACCGCGTGTGGGGCGCATCGCTGCCTTACGACGGCGACGAGAAGCAGGACGCCGTCGCCCTGTTCGACAAGCGTTTCGACGAGCTCTACCTGGGCCTGAAGGAAATCAGCGTCTCGCATTTCGCGAGCCACCGCGGCAGCGACCCGTCGCCCGAACTCCTGATCTTTCCGCTCGAATTCGCGGCCATCAAGCCCGCGCTGCGCGCCTTCCTGGCCACGTTGTTCGAGAGCAACCCGTTCCAGCACAAGCCGGTGTTCCGCGGCTTCTACTTCACCAGCGCATTGCAAGAGGGCACGATGCGCAGCCTCTCGACCGAGCGCATCGCCAAGCGCTTCGGGCTCACGCTGAACAACGCGGCCACCAAGTCCAAGGAGATCTATTCGCAGAACGGATTCTTCCTGCGCGACCTGTTCTCCAAGGTGATCTTTGCCGACAAGAAGACGGTGCGGCAGTTCTCCAGCCCGGTGAAGGCGCGCGTGCGCTACGTGAGTTTCTTCGCCTTCGTCGCCGTGCTGGGGCTTTTGCTCGGCGGGTGGACCTGGTCGTACCTGGGCAACCGGCAACTGGTGGAGAACGTGCAGGCCGACCTCGACAAGGTGGTCAAGCTGCAGGCCAGCGACAACGGGCTGCGCACGCGCTTCGAGGCGCTGGGCATCCTGCAGGACCGCATCGAGCAGCTCGAGAAATTCCGCAACGACCGGCCGCTGTCGCTCTCGCTCGGCCTCTACCAGGGCAACCAGCTCGAAGACAAGCTCGTTGCCGAGTACTACGGCGGCGTCAAGCAGCTGATGCTCGCGCCGGTATCCGACAACCTGCAAGCGTTCCTGCGCGAGGTCAACGCGCATCCGGAGCGCCTGAAGCGTGCCGATGCCGCGGGCAATCCGGCCGCGCCGGTCGCGGTCTCGGCCGCCACGCCGGCGGCGCCGCCGGCCGCGGAGAGCGGTGGCCTGTATGCGGGCTCGTCGCCGGCCGATGTGCAGGACGCCTACAACGCGCTCAAGACGTACCTCATGATGTCCGACAAGCGGCAGGTGGAGACCGCGCACCTGAGCGACCAGATCTCGCGCTTCTGGCGCGGCTGGCTCGAGAGCAACCGCGGCGACATGCCGCGCGCCGCGGTCATTCGCGATGCCGAGCGCATGATCACCTTCTACCTGCGCCGCGTGGGCGACGACAACTGGCCCGCGCTGGCCGACACCAACCTCGCATTGGTCGAGCAGACGCGCGACAACCTGCGCCGCGTGGTGCGCGGCATGCCGGCGCGTGAGCGGGTCTATGCCGAGATCAAGGCACGCGCATCGACGCGCTTCGCACCGATGACGGTGGCGCGCATCCTGGGTGCGACGGCCGGCGCCGAGAGCGAAGGCACCATCGCCGGCAGCGTCGCCATCTCGGGTGCGTTCACGCGCGAAGCCTGGCAGCAGTACGTGGACGATGCGATCCGCGATGCCGCCAACAAGGAAACATCGAGCAAGGACTGGGTGCTCAACGTCGCGGGCAACGACGACCTGACGCTCGAAGGCAGCCCCGAGCAGATCCGCAAGACGCTGGCCACCATGTACAAGCTGGAGTACGCCAAGGAGTGGCAGCGCTTCCTGCAGGGCATCGCGGTCAAGGACATGGGCAGCTTCGAGCAGGCCGTGGTGGCGATGAACCTCTTGGGCGATCCGCAGAACTCGCCGATCCGCAAGGTCTTCGACACCGTCTACGACCAGACCTCGTGGGACAACCCCTCGCTGGTCAACGCGGGCCTGCAGCAGGCGCGCACCGGGGCGCTCAACTGGTTCAAGAACCTCTTCAGCCGCGCCACGCCGTCGCAGGTCAACGTGAACATCGATGCGAGCGGCAACCGCACCGAAATTCCGATGGGCCCGATCGGCCGGGAGTTCGCGGGCGTTGCGCGCCTGGTGGTCGAGCGCGACAACACTTCGCTCCTGCGCGGCTACCTCGCCACGCTGTCGAAGCTGCGCGGCCGCTTCAACCAGATCAAGAACCAGGGCGACCCCGGACCGGGTGCGCGCCAGCTCATGCAGCAGACGCTGGAGGGCAACGGCTCCGAATTGGCCGATGCGCTCAAGTACGTCGACGAGCAGATGCTCACGGGTATGGACGCGTCGCAGCGCCAAGCCCTGCGGCCCCTGCTGGTGCGGCCGCTCCTGCAGGCCTATGCGGTGACGATCCAGCCGACGGCGGTGGAGGTCAACAAGATCTGGAGCGCGCAGGTCCACCAGCCGTTCCAGCAGTCGCTCGCGACCAAGTACCCGTTCGCCGCGGGCGCGAAGATCGAGGCCTCGCCGGCAGAGATCGCGCAGTTCTTCGGACCGGAAGGCGCCATCGGCAAGTTCGTGACGACGACGCTGGGCTCGCTGGTCATCCGCCGCGGCGATCTGCTCTCGCCGCGCGCCTGGGGCGACCAGGGCCTCACGCTGAGCCCCGATTTCGTGAACGGTTTCTCGCAATGGGTGGCGCCGCTTTCGGGCGCCGCGGCCGGCGGCGGCAGTGCCGCACAACCGCAGACGCTGTTCCAGATCCTGCCGCAGCCCGTGTCGGGCCTGACGGAGTACATGGTGGAAATCGACGGCCAGCAGCTGCGCTACCGGAACACGCCGCCGCAGTGGTCCAACTTCGTCTGGCCCAACGCACAGGGCTCGCCGGGCGCGCGGATCACGGCCGTCACCTTCGACGGGCGCACTGTCGAGCTGATCAACGAGCCGGGCAACTTCGGGCTGGAACGCCTGCTGAGCACGGCCCAGCGCACCAAGCTGCCCGACGGCAGCTTCGAGCTCACCTGGGCGCGCGACAACGCGAGCGTGACCGTCAAGCTGCGCGTGGTCCAGAACACGCAGAGCGGCCCGACCAACGATTCGCCGCAGGGCAAGGGGCTGCGCGGCACCGTGCTGCCGTCGTCGGTGGCTGAGATCGGCGTGCCCGCGGCATCGCGCGCAACGCCTGCGACAACGGCACCGGCACAGGGAGTCGGCAAATGA